Proteins co-encoded in one Mustelus asterias unplaced genomic scaffold, sMusAst1.hap1.1 HAP1_SCAFFOLD_310, whole genome shotgun sequence genomic window:
- the LOC144486255 gene encoding uncharacterized protein LOC144486255, which produces MEKPWKCGDCGTRYRAPSQLEAHRRNHTGERPFTCSQCGKGFTRSSSLQTHQRVHTGERPFTCSQCGKGFTRSSSLRAHERIHTGERPFTCSQCGKGFGDSSSLLRHQPIHTGERPFTCSQCGKGFCDPSSLLRHQRVHTGERPFTCSQCGKGFAQSSNLQAHQRIHTGDRPFTCSVCGKGFTQSPHLLKHHQVHE; this is translated from the coding sequence atggagaaaccatggaaatgtggggactgtgggacgagatacagagccccatcacaGCTGGAAGCacatcggcgcaaccacactggggagaggccattcacctgctctcagtgtgggaagggattcactcggtcatccagcctgcagacacaccagcgagttcacactggggagaggccattcacctgctctcagtgtgggaagggattcactcggtcatccagcctgcgggcacacgagcgcattcatactggggagagaccgttcacctgctctcagtgtgggaagggattcggtgattcatccagcctgctgagacaccagccaattcacactggggagaggccattcacctgctctcagtgtggaaagggattctgtgatccatccagcctgctgagacaccaacgagttcacactggggagaggccgttcacctgctctcagtgtgggaagggatttgctcagtcatccaacttgcaggcacaccagcgaattcacactggggacaggccattcacctgctccgtgtgtgggaagggattcactcagtcacctcacctgctgaaacaccatcaggttcacgagtga